The following proteins are co-located in the Theropithecus gelada isolate Dixy chromosome 19, Tgel_1.0, whole genome shotgun sequence genome:
- the RAB3A gene encoding ras-related protein Rab-3A: MASATDSRYGQKESSDQNFDYMFKILIIGNSSVGKTSFLFRYADDSFTPAFVSTVGIDFKVKTIYRNDKRIKLQIWDTAGQERYRTITTAYYRGAMGFILMYDITNEESFNAVQDWSTQIKTYSWDNAQVLLVGNKCDMEDERVVSSERGRQLADHLGFEFFEASAKDNINVKQTFERLVDVICEKMSESLDTADPAVTGAKQGPQLSDQQVPPHQDCAC; encoded by the exons ATGGCATCCGCCACAGACTCACGCTATGGGCAGAAGGAGTCCTCGGATCAGAACTTCGACTACATGTTCAAGATTCTCATCATCGGCAACAGCAGCGTGGGCAAGACGTCCTTCCTCTTCCGCTATGCTGACGACTCGTTCACGCCTGCCTTCGTCAGCACCGTGGGCATCGACTTCAAGGTCAAGACCATCTATCGCAACGACAAGAGGATCAAGCTGCAGATCTGG GACACAGCAGGGCAAGAGCGGTACCGGACCATCACCACCGCCTACTACCGGGGCGCTATGGGCTTCATTCTCATGTATGACATCACCAATGAGGAGTCCTTCAATGCAGTGCAGGACTG GTCCACCCAGATCAAGACCTACTCGTGGGACAATGCCCAGGTGCTGCTGGTAGGAAACAAGTGTGACATGGAGGATGAGCGGGTGGTGTCATCAGAACGTGGCCGGCAGCTAGCTGACCACCTTG GGTTCGAGTTCTTTGAGGCCAGCGCCAAGGACAACATCAACGTCAAGCAGACCTTTGAGCGCCTGGTGGACGTCATCTGCGAGAAGATGTCCGAGTCGTTGGACACGGCAGACCCTGCGGTCACAGGCGCCAAGCAGGGCCCACAGCTCAGTGACCAGCAGGTGCCACCTCACCAGGACTGCGCCTGCTGA
- the PDE4C gene encoding cAMP-specific 3',5'-cyclic phosphodiesterase 4C isoform X2 — protein MQGPPAPAPAPGPSSPRGSPRGSPGLFRKLLVNQSIRLQRRFTVAHPLCFDLENGLSCGRRALDPQSSPGLGRVMQAPVSHSQRRESFLYRSDSDYELSPKAVSRNSSVASDLHGEDMIVTPFAQVLASLRTVRSNVAALARLQCLGAAKQGPVGNPSSSNQPPPPAEDTGQKLALETLDELDWCLDQLETLQTRHSVGEMASNKFKRILNRELTHLSETSRSGNQVSEYISRTFLDQQTEVELPKVTAEEAPQPMSRISGLHGLCHGASLSSATVPRFGVQTDQEEQLAKELEDTNRWGLDVFKVAELSGNRPLTAIIFSIFQERDLLKTFQIPADTLATYLLMLEGHYHADVAYHNSLHAADVAQSTHVLLATPALEAVFTDLEILAALFASAIHDVDHPGVSNQFLINTNSELALMYNDASVLENHHLAVGFKLLQAKNCDIFQNLSTKQRLSLRRMVIDMVLATDMSKHMNLLADLKTMVETKKVTSLGVLLLDNYSDRIQVLQNLVHCADLSNPTKPLPLYRQWTDRIMAEFFHQGDRERESGLDISPMCDKHTASVEKSQVGFIDYIAHPLWETWADLVHPDAQDLLDTLEDNREWYQSKIPRSPSDLTNPEWGGPDRFQFELTLEEAEEEDEEEEEDGEETALDKEALELPNTELLSPEAGPDPGDLPLDNQRT, from the exons ATGCAGGGCCCCCCCGCGCCCGCCCCGGCCCCGGGGCCCAGCTCCCCTCGGGGATCCCCGCGCGGCTCTCCCGGGCTCTTCAGGAAGCTTTTGGTGAATCAGAGCATCCGCCTGCAGCGGCGCTTCACGGTGGCCCATCCGCTGTG CTTCGACCTGGAAAATGGGCTCTCATGCGGGAGGAGGGCCCTGGACCCTCAGTCCAGCCCTGGGCTGGGCCGGGTCATGCAGGCTCCAGTCTCGCACAGCCAGCGGCGCGAGTCCTTCCTGTACCGCTCAGATAGTGACTATGAACTCTCACCCAAGGCCGTGTCTCGGAACTCCTCTGTGGCCAGCGACCT ACATGGAGAGGACATGATTGTGACGCCCTTTGCCCAG GTCCTGGCCAGTCTGCGGACGGTTCGGAGCAACGTGGCGGCCCTTGCCCGCCTGCAATGCCTAGGAGCAGCCAA GCAGGGACCCGTCGGAAACCCTTCATCCAGCAATCAGCCCCCTCCGCCTGCAG AGGACACGGGGCAGAAGCTGGCATTGGAGACGCTAGACGAGCTGGACTGGTGCCTGGATCAGTTGGAGACGCTGCAGACCCGGCACTCGGTGGGGGAGATGGCCTCCAACAAG TTCAAGCGGATCCTAAACCGGGAGTTGACCCACCTGTCCGAAACCAGCCGCTCGGGGAACCAGGTGTCCGAGTACATCTCCCGGACCTTCCTGG ACCAGCAGActgaggtggagctgcccaaggtgACCGCTGAGGAGGCCCCGCAGCCCATGTCCCGGATCAGTGGCCTACATGGGCTCTGCCATGGTGCCAGCCTCTCCTCAGCCACTGTCCCACGCTTTGGGGTCCAGACTGACCAGGAGGAACAGCTGGCCAAG GAGCTAGAAGACACCAACAGGTGGGGACTTGACGTGTTCAAGGTGGCGGAGCTAAGTGGGAACCGGCCCCTTACAGCTATCATATTCAGCATTTTTCAG GAGCGGGACCTGCTGAAGACATTCCAGATCCCAGCAGACACACTGGCCACCTACCTGCTGATGCTGGAGGGTCACTACCATGCCGATGTGGCCTATCACAACAGCCTACATGCCGCCGATGTGGCCCAGTCCACGCATGTGCTGCTGGCTACACCTGCCCTTGAG GCTGTGTTCACAGACTTGGAAATCCTGGCTGCCCTCTTCGCAAGCGCCATCCATGATGTGGACCATCCTGGGGTCTCCAACCAGTTTCTGATTAACACCA ACTCAGAGCTGGCGCTTATGTACAATGATGCCTCCGTGCTGGAGAACCACCACCTGGCTGTGGGCTTCAAGCTGCTGCAGGCAAAGAACTGCGATATCTTCCAGAACCTCAGCACCAAGCAGCGACTGAGTCTGCGCAGGATGGTCATTGACATG GTGCTGGCCACAGACATGTCCAAACACATGAACCTCCTGGCCGACCTTAAGACCATGGTGGAGACCAAGAAGGTGACAAGCCTCGGCGTCCTCCTCCTGGACAACTATTCCGACCGAATCCAG GTTTTGCAGAATCTGGTGCACTGCGCTGACCTGAGCAACCCCACCAAGCCGCTGCCCCTGTACCGCCAGTGGACAGACCGTATCATGGCCGAGTTCTTCCATCAGGGAGACCGCGAGCGTGAGTCGGGCCTGGACATCAGTCCCATGTGTGACAAGCACACGGCCTCAGTGGAGAAGTCCCAG GTGGGTTTCATTGACTACATTGCCCACCCACTGTGGGAGACTTGGGCTGACCTGGTCCACCCAGACGCACAGGACCTGCTGGACACGCTGGAGGACAATCGAGAGTGGTACCAGAGCAAGATCCCCCGAAGTCCCTCAGACCTCACCAACCCTGAATGGGGTGGGCCTGACAGATTCCAGTTTGAGCTGActctggaggaggcagaggaagaggatgaggaggaggaagaggacggGGAAGAGACAGCTTTAGACAAAGAGGCCTTGGAGTTGCCTAACACTGAACTCCTGTCCCCGGAAGCTGGCCCAGACCCTGGGGACTTACCCCTCGACAACCAGAGGACTTAG
- the PDE4C gene encoding cAMP-specific 3',5'-cyclic phosphodiesterase 4C isoform X4, with the protein MPRSSQFKRILNRELTHLSETSRSGNQVSEYISRTFLDQQTEVELPKVTAEEAPQPMSRISGLHGLCHGASLSSATVPRFGVQTDQEEQLAKELEDTNRWGLDVFKVAELSGNRPLTAIIFSIFQERDLLKTFQIPADTLATYLLMLEGHYHADVAYHNSLHAADVAQSTHVLLATPALEAVFTDLEILAALFASAIHDVDHPGVSNQFLINTNSELALMYNDASVLENHHLAVGFKLLQAKNCDIFQNLSTKQRLSLRRMVIDMVLATDMSKHMNLLADLKTMVETKKVTSLGVLLLDNYSDRIQVLQNLVHCADLSNPTKPLPLYRQWTDRIMAEFFHQGDRERESGLDISPMCDKHTASVEKSQVGFIDYIAHPLWETWADLVHPDAQDLLDTLEDNREWYQSKIPRSPSDLTNPEWGGPDRFQFELTLEEAEEEDEEEEEDGEETALDKEALELPNTELLSPEAGPDPGDLPLDNQRT; encoded by the exons ATGCCTAGGAGCAGCCAA TTCAAGCGGATCCTAAACCGGGAGTTGACCCACCTGTCCGAAACCAGCCGCTCGGGGAACCAGGTGTCCGAGTACATCTCCCGGACCTTCCTGG ACCAGCAGActgaggtggagctgcccaaggtgACCGCTGAGGAGGCCCCGCAGCCCATGTCCCGGATCAGTGGCCTACATGGGCTCTGCCATGGTGCCAGCCTCTCCTCAGCCACTGTCCCACGCTTTGGGGTCCAGACTGACCAGGAGGAACAGCTGGCCAAG GAGCTAGAAGACACCAACAGGTGGGGACTTGACGTGTTCAAGGTGGCGGAGCTAAGTGGGAACCGGCCCCTTACAGCTATCATATTCAGCATTTTTCAG GAGCGGGACCTGCTGAAGACATTCCAGATCCCAGCAGACACACTGGCCACCTACCTGCTGATGCTGGAGGGTCACTACCATGCCGATGTGGCCTATCACAACAGCCTACATGCCGCCGATGTGGCCCAGTCCACGCATGTGCTGCTGGCTACACCTGCCCTTGAG GCTGTGTTCACAGACTTGGAAATCCTGGCTGCCCTCTTCGCAAGCGCCATCCATGATGTGGACCATCCTGGGGTCTCCAACCAGTTTCTGATTAACACCA ACTCAGAGCTGGCGCTTATGTACAATGATGCCTCCGTGCTGGAGAACCACCACCTGGCTGTGGGCTTCAAGCTGCTGCAGGCAAAGAACTGCGATATCTTCCAGAACCTCAGCACCAAGCAGCGACTGAGTCTGCGCAGGATGGTCATTGACATG GTGCTGGCCACAGACATGTCCAAACACATGAACCTCCTGGCCGACCTTAAGACCATGGTGGAGACCAAGAAGGTGACAAGCCTCGGCGTCCTCCTCCTGGACAACTATTCCGACCGAATCCAG GTTTTGCAGAATCTGGTGCACTGCGCTGACCTGAGCAACCCCACCAAGCCGCTGCCCCTGTACCGCCAGTGGACAGACCGTATCATGGCCGAGTTCTTCCATCAGGGAGACCGCGAGCGTGAGTCGGGCCTGGACATCAGTCCCATGTGTGACAAGCACACGGCCTCAGTGGAGAAGTCCCAG GTGGGTTTCATTGACTACATTGCCCACCCACTGTGGGAGACTTGGGCTGACCTGGTCCACCCAGACGCACAGGACCTGCTGGACACGCTGGAGGACAATCGAGAGTGGTACCAGAGCAAGATCCCCCGAAGTCCCTCAGACCTCACCAACCCTGAATGGGGTGGGCCTGACAGATTCCAGTTTGAGCTGActctggaggaggcagaggaagaggatgaggaggaggaagaggacggGGAAGAGACAGCTTTAGACAAAGAGGCCTTGGAGTTGCCTAACACTGAACTCCTGTCCCCGGAAGCTGGCCCAGACCCTGGGGACTTACCCCTCGACAACCAGAGGACTTAG
- the PDE4C gene encoding cAMP-specific 3',5'-cyclic phosphodiesterase 4C isoform X3, which produces MASNKFKRILNRELTHLSETSRSGNQVSEYISRTFLDQQTEVELPKVTAEEAPQPMSRISGLHGLCHGASLSSATVPRFGVQTDQEEQLAKELEDTNRWGLDVFKVAELSGNRPLTAIIFSIFQERDLLKTFQIPADTLATYLLMLEGHYHADVAYHNSLHAADVAQSTHVLLATPALEAVFTDLEILAALFASAIHDVDHPGVSNQFLINTNSELALMYNDASVLENHHLAVGFKLLQAKNCDIFQNLSTKQRLSLRRMVIDMVLATDMSKHMNLLADLKTMVETKKVTSLGVLLLDNYSDRIQVLQNLVHCADLSNPTKPLPLYRQWTDRIMAEFFHQGDRERESGLDISPMCDKHTASVEKSQVGFIDYIAHPLWETWADLVHPDAQDLLDTLEDNREWYQSKIPRSPSDLTNPEWGGPDRFQFELTLEEAEEEDEEEEEDGEETALDKEALELPNTELLSPEAGPDPGDLPLDNQRT; this is translated from the exons ATGGCCTCCAACAAG TTCAAGCGGATCCTAAACCGGGAGTTGACCCACCTGTCCGAAACCAGCCGCTCGGGGAACCAGGTGTCCGAGTACATCTCCCGGACCTTCCTGG ACCAGCAGActgaggtggagctgcccaaggtgACCGCTGAGGAGGCCCCGCAGCCCATGTCCCGGATCAGTGGCCTACATGGGCTCTGCCATGGTGCCAGCCTCTCCTCAGCCACTGTCCCACGCTTTGGGGTCCAGACTGACCAGGAGGAACAGCTGGCCAAG GAGCTAGAAGACACCAACAGGTGGGGACTTGACGTGTTCAAGGTGGCGGAGCTAAGTGGGAACCGGCCCCTTACAGCTATCATATTCAGCATTTTTCAG GAGCGGGACCTGCTGAAGACATTCCAGATCCCAGCAGACACACTGGCCACCTACCTGCTGATGCTGGAGGGTCACTACCATGCCGATGTGGCCTATCACAACAGCCTACATGCCGCCGATGTGGCCCAGTCCACGCATGTGCTGCTGGCTACACCTGCCCTTGAG GCTGTGTTCACAGACTTGGAAATCCTGGCTGCCCTCTTCGCAAGCGCCATCCATGATGTGGACCATCCTGGGGTCTCCAACCAGTTTCTGATTAACACCA ACTCAGAGCTGGCGCTTATGTACAATGATGCCTCCGTGCTGGAGAACCACCACCTGGCTGTGGGCTTCAAGCTGCTGCAGGCAAAGAACTGCGATATCTTCCAGAACCTCAGCACCAAGCAGCGACTGAGTCTGCGCAGGATGGTCATTGACATG GTGCTGGCCACAGACATGTCCAAACACATGAACCTCCTGGCCGACCTTAAGACCATGGTGGAGACCAAGAAGGTGACAAGCCTCGGCGTCCTCCTCCTGGACAACTATTCCGACCGAATCCAG GTTTTGCAGAATCTGGTGCACTGCGCTGACCTGAGCAACCCCACCAAGCCGCTGCCCCTGTACCGCCAGTGGACAGACCGTATCATGGCCGAGTTCTTCCATCAGGGAGACCGCGAGCGTGAGTCGGGCCTGGACATCAGTCCCATGTGTGACAAGCACACGGCCTCAGTGGAGAAGTCCCAG GTGGGTTTCATTGACTACATTGCCCACCCACTGTGGGAGACTTGGGCTGACCTGGTCCACCCAGACGCACAGGACCTGCTGGACACGCTGGAGGACAATCGAGAGTGGTACCAGAGCAAGATCCCCCGAAGTCCCTCAGACCTCACCAACCCTGAATGGGGTGGGCCTGACAGATTCCAGTTTGAGCTGActctggaggaggcagaggaagaggatgaggaggaggaagaggacggGGAAGAGACAGCTTTAGACAAAGAGGCCTTGGAGTTGCCTAACACTGAACTCCTGTCCCCGGAAGCTGGCCCAGACCCTGGGGACTTACCCCTCGACAACCAGAGGACTTAG